DNA sequence from the bacterium genome:
GGTCGTGGCTGTGAACCTGCAGTTCTTCTACACCGATTACGTCGGACTTTCGGCGGGGCTCGTTTCCTGGTCCCTGCTCCTCGCGCGCTGTTTCGACGCAGTAACCGACCCGGTCATGGGCTACCTATCGGATCACACGCACACGCGCATCGGTCGGCGCAGACCCTATATCCTGGCGACCGCAATTCCCCTGGGGCTGTCGTTCTACATGCTGTTCTCGCCGCCAGCCATCGACGACCCGGCCAACCACCAGGGCTATCTACTGGCCTATATGCTCGGCTTCTACATCCTGACCTACTTCATGTGGACCATCGGGGCCGTCCCGTACTTCAGCCTGGGCGCCGAACTGACAGATGACTACGAGGAACGGGTCAAGGTAATCGCGGTGCGCGAAGGCTGGGCTCTCACCGGCCTGCTCGCGGCCACCGTGCTGCCCGCATACCTGATCAACGCCTACGGCGGACCTGCGGGCTATTCCTTCATGGGTGCGATTCTCGGCTTCAGCACGACGGTCTTCTTGATCGGTTGCGGAGTGACTACCCGCGAACGATCGGAGTTCCACGGTCGCGAACCCATGAACCCCTACGCAGGCTGGCTGGCGACCCTGCGCAATCCGCATTTTCGCCCGCTCTTGCTCGCGTTCACCTGCGCTGCGATCGCGGGAGCGATCCCGGCAGTGCTGGTCATATACATGTCGGTGTACATCATCGGAACGCCCGACTGGTGGTCTGCGGCGATGCCGGGGTGGGTGCCGACCTGGTCGTACTACCTGCTGGTGTACTTCGGAAGTGGCGTGGTCTCGCTGCCGTTCTGGAACCGGCTGGCCGGATCGCTCGGCAAGCGCAACACCTGGGGAGTGGCCCTCGCCATCGCCACCTGCACGAGCATGGCCTGCTTCTGGCTCGACGAGGGCAGCATCTTCTACTTCACGGGAATCCTCGTACTCGGTGGCATGGCTTTTGGGAACTATCTCTCGTTGCCACCTTCGATGGTCGCC
Encoded proteins:
- a CDS encoding MFS transporter; this encodes MQDQTETPTKERSDREPSARRSGLSMGSVLGYGSGNFAFALIGLVVAVNLQFFYTDYVGLSAGLVSWSLLLARCFDAVTDPVMGYLSDHTHTRIGRRRPYILATAIPLGLSFYMLFSPPAIDDPANHQGYLLAYMLGFYILTYFMWTIGAVPYFSLGAELTDDYEERVKVIAVREGWALTGLLAATVLPAYLINAYGGPAGYSFMGAILGFSTTVFLIGCGVTTRERSEFHGREPMNPYAGWLATLRNPHFRPLLLAFTCAAIAGAIPAVLVIYMSVYIIGTPDWWSAAMPGWVPTWSYYLLVYFGSGVVSLPFWNRLAGSLGKRNTWGVALAIATCTSMACFWLDEGSIFYFTGILVLGGMAFGNYLSLPPSMVADLIDWDEMETGRRREGSYFAIWAFATKLGNAITGFIALQVLEHVGYQPGVPQSETVKTWMVWMYSWFPALFYMFAGIALVRFRFSHSDLRAAQESIGRGEGSSL